A window from Theobroma cacao cultivar B97-61/B2 chromosome 3, Criollo_cocoa_genome_V2, whole genome shotgun sequence encodes these proteins:
- the LOC18605279 gene encoding GTP-binding protein YPTM2, whose protein sequence is MTPEYDYLFKLLLIGDSGVGKSCLLLRFADDSYLDSYISTIGVDFKIRTVEQDGKTIKLQIWDTAGQERFRTITSSYYRGAHGIIIVYDVTDQESFNNVKQWLNEIDRYASENVNKLLVGNKCDLTASKVVSYETAKAFADELGIPFMETSAKTATNVEQAFMAMAADIKNRMASQPASNNARPQMVQIRGQPVNQKSGCCSS, encoded by the exons ATGACTCCTGAATA TGACTATTTGTTCAAGCTTTTGCTAATTGGAGACTCTGGAGTTGGCAAATCATGTCTTCTTCTGAGATTTGCT GATGATTCGTATCTGGACAGTTACATAAGCACAATTGGCGTGGACTTT AAAATTCGCACTGTGGAGCAAGATGGGAAAACTATAAAACTTCAAATT TGGGATACTGCAGGACAAGAACGGTTCAGGACAATCACTAGCAGCTACTACCGTGGAGCACATGGCATTATA ATAGTTTATGATGTAACCGACCAAGAGAGCTTCAACAATGTTAAACAATGGTTGAACGAAATTGATCGTTATGCAAGTGAGAATGTGAACAAGCTTCTGGTTGGAAATAAGTGTGACCTTACTGCTAGCAAAGTTGTTTCGTATGAAACAGCCAAG GCATTTGCAGATGAGCTTGGCATTCCATTTATGGAGACTAGTGCAAAAACTGCTACTAATGTTGAGCAGGCTTTTATGGCAATGGCAGCTGATATTAAGAACAG GATGGCAAGTCAGCCAGCATCCAATAATGCAAGGCCACAAATGGTGCAGATACGAGGACAACCTGTTAACCAGAAGAGTGGTTGCTGCTCTTCTTAG
- the LOC18605280 gene encoding uncharacterized protein LOC18605280 isoform X2, whose amino-acid sequence MVKETGRKCSHCGHNGHNSRTCHGKGCVKLFGVNISTVEKQESFMKKSFSMESLRSHHAEYNNNAPSVDDGYLSDGQIHSRKSNAARERKRGKPWTEEEHRIFLAGLRKLGKGDWRGISKKFVTTRTPTQVASHAQKYFLRQAGNDKKKRRPSLFDMAFQELESNESPPGSAAEQTTRDSSDQVKAPSPIANRFPHLCLDDRPVTSLTASHSFPTYYHRIQPLAGGAPNGQVFPEAKMMPSLPFLHAMNYAGLHYGYMAKALGCAPAAHPSGIPSPWSVQHSMFRAGPGASPAEKDLLELKIGPPQSSKNTSMLSQASSISVI is encoded by the exons ATGGTGAAAGAAACAGGGAGAAAGTGTTCTCATTGTGGACATAATGGCCATAATTCCAGAACTTGTCACGGGAAGGGTTGTGTCAAGCTTTTCGGTGTGAATATATCTACCGTGGAAAAGCAAGAAAGTTTCATGAAAAAGAGTTTTAGCATGGAGAGTCTGCGGTCTCATCATGCAGAATATAATAACAATGCTCCTTCTGTCGACGACGGGTACTTGTCTGATGGGCAGATTCACTCTAGGAAAAGCAACGCTGCCcgtgaaagaaaaagag GGAAGCCTTGGACGGAAGAGGAGCATAGAATCTTCTTGGCAGGTTTGAGGAAGTTGGGGAAAGGTGATTGGAGAGGGATTTCAAAGAAATTTGTAACCACTAGGACCCCAACGCAAGTTGCTAGCCACGCGCAGAAGTATTTCCTGAGGCAGGCTGGGAATGATAAGAAGAAACGCAGGCCAAGCTTATTTGATATGGCTTTTCAAGAACTCGAATCC AATGAAAGTCCTCCGGGTTCCGCCGCAGAACAAACTACTAGAGATTCTTCTGACCAGGTTAAAGCACCATCTCCGATTGCGAACCGATTTCCACATCTTTGCTTGGATGATCGTCCAGTCACGTCCCTGACTGCATCTCATAGTTTTCCAACTTATTATCACAGGATTCAACCCCTG GCAGGAGGAGCTCCCAATGGACAAGTCTTTCCAGAAGCTAAAATGATGCCTTCACTGCCATTTCTCCATGCAATGAATTATGCAGGGCTGCATTATGGTTACATGGCTAAAGCTCTAGGGTGCGCACCTGCTGCTCACCCGTCTGGTATACCTTCGCCATGGTCAGTTCAGCACAGCATGTTTCGAGCAGGCCCTGGTGCTTCACCAGCAGAAAAAGATCTTTTGGAGCTTAAGATTGGGCCTCCTCAATCATCAAAAAATACAAGTATGCTATCTCAGGCATCATCGATTAGTgtgatttga
- the LOC18605277 gene encoding LOW QUALITY PROTEIN: protein SRG1 (The sequence of the model RefSeq protein was modified relative to this genomic sequence to represent the inferred CDS: inserted 3 bases in 2 codons) has protein sequence MTFKLVFISTRMSADENSSSFTIGNFAQEKGLPYVPKCYVVSPSNRSSLDLVPEKAQVPTIDXRLRQNDSERSAAIKELGDACLRGGFLQASPLETKENPFIATRKSETRYPSDTCLLEWSCFRAKMGKYYAEVRKLALEIMGTIRESLGIVPNQLGKKMEDGVQVMAVNCYPPCPEPEMALGLPPHSDYTFLTIVLQNSSGLEILDTEDGKWKIVPVLHPXVGDHFEVLSNGLYKSVMHRAILNCERTRISTASLHSLGMDDKMGTAKELVDEKRPKGYKESSFRDFLDFIATTDIGDGKSFIGTLKLEN, from the exons ATGACATTCAAGCTAGTTTTTATCTCAACAAGAATGTCTGCTGACGAAAATTCGAGCTCATTTACAATTGGTAACTTTGCACAAGAGAAGGGTTTGCCATACGTTCCGAAATGCTATGTAGTTTCACCTTCAAATCGTTCGAGCTTGGACTTGGTTCCTGAGAAAGCTCAAGTGCCGACCATTG ATCGGTTGAGACAGAATGACAGTGAACGCTCAGCCGCCATCAAAGAGCTTGGTGATGCTTGTCTCCGTGGGGGCTTCCTTCAAGCATCCCCTTTAGAAACTAAAGAAAACCCTTTTATAGCCACTAGAAAGTCAG AGACAAGATATCCCTCTGACACATGTTTGCTTGAATGGTCATGTTTCAGAGCAAAGATGGGCAAATATTATGCAGAAGTTAGGAAACTGGCCTTGGAAATAATGGGAACAATCAGAGAGAGCCTTGGTATAGTTCCAAACCAGCTAGGCAAAAAAATGGAGGATGGCGTGCAGGTCATGGCGGTAAATTGTTACCCACCGTGCCCTGAACCAGAAATGGCACTAGGATTGCCACCACATTCGGATTACACTTTCTTAACCATTGTCCTCCAGAACTCATCAGGCCTTGAAATCTTGGACACTGAGGATGGCAAGTGGAAGATTGTCCCAGTGCTTCATCC TGTAGGTGACCATTTTGAAGTGCTGAGCAACGGCTTATACAAGAGTGTTATGCACAGGGCTATCCTGAACTGTGAAAGGACTAGAATCTCCACTGCTAGCCTGCATAGTTTGGGCATGGATGACAAAATGGGAACTGCCAAAGAGCTTGTGGATGAGAAGCGTCCTAAGGGATACAAAGAAAGTAGCTTCAGGGATTTCCTAGATTTCATTGCAACAACTGATATTGGAGATGGGAAGAGCTTCATTGGCACACTTAAGCTTGAAAACTAA
- the LOC108661177 gene encoding uncharacterized protein LOC108661177: MKAFLRGVNLWNAIEFETELPVLKENASQAQVKQYEEDIAKRYRALSFIHSAVSESVRLQNLRRKYELLRMKENQPVGEFVEDLMKLVNQSKLMGDSLIDLKVVEKIMLSLPERFEPTITYLEQVKDIIELSISDLVSALEADEQRKAARRDERVDHALAARAKDKAPVDPSFKKNSNENREKDKAGTAAGRSQNKKGKFPVCPYCKKRNHSEAYCWFRPGVKCNACKQLGHVEKVCKNKVEAADKKPQVTKQVEKAEAAGVVHDY, translated from the exons ATGAAGGCATTTCTAAGAGGTGTTAACCTCTGGAATGCTATTGAGTTTGAAACTGAATTGCCAGTGCTGAAGGAGAATGCTTCACAGGCTCAGGTGAAGCAATATGAAGAAGATATTGCAAAGAGATATAGAGCCTTGTCATTCATACATTCAGCAGTGTCTGAATCG GTGCGTTTGCAAAATCTCAGAAGGAAATATGAGCTTCTGAGAATGAAAGAGAATCAGCCAGTAGGTGAGTTTGTTGAAGATCTGATGAAACTTGTAAATCAGAGCAAACTCATGGGAGACTCCCTCATTGATTTGAAAGTGGTAGAAAAGATTATGTTGAGCCTACCAGAAAGGTTTGAGCCTACAATCACCTATCTAGAGCAAGTTAAGGATATTATAGAGCTCTCAATATCAGACTTGGTTAGCGCTTTGGAAGCTGATGAACAAAGGAAGGCAGCAAGAAGAGATGAAAGAGTTGATCATGCATTGGCAGCTCGTGCAAAAGATAAGGCTCCTGTTGATCCttcatttaaaaagaattcaaatgaAAATAGAGAGAAAGATAAAGCTGGTACAGCTGCTGGAAGatcccaaaacaaaaagggCAAGTTTCCAGTCTGCCCCTATTGCAAGAAGAGGAACCATTCTGAAGCTTACTGCTGGTTCAGACCTGGAGTCAAATGCAATGCTTGTAAGCAGCTAGGGCATGTAGAAAAAGTCTGCAAGAACAAAGTTGAGGCTGCAGACAAAAAACCACAGGTTACAAAGCAAGTCGAGAAAGCTGAAGCTGCAGGTGTTGTTCATGACTATTGA
- the LOC18605278 gene encoding uncharacterized protein LOC18605278, which translates to MLFGTKQKKMYRSASWSRVSDDYYSSPKAGTGLRMSSSVEGNNEVPMYDPIIEMAKKEKSRARFAENAVHIIPLVLLVCALILWFFSNADVEVVTKADSVAARIEGLTIDGDIDHDSDGTQAGFLPVGDSVDADTSKQPKDKKASRKLQNYNLK; encoded by the exons atgctttttgGTACGAAGCAGAAAAAGATGTATAGATCAGCAAGCTGGAGCCGAGTTTCAGATGACTATTACTCGTCGCCCAAGGCGGGGACAGGGCTGCGAATGTCATCATCGGTGGAAGGCAATAATGAGGTGCCAATGTATGACCCCATCATAGAGATGGCGAAGAAAGAAAAGTCACGGGCTAGGTTTGCTGAGAATGCCGTCCATATAATTCCTTTGGTGCTCCTTGTTTGTGCCCTCATTCTTTGGTTCTTTTCCAATGCAG ATGTGGAAGTGGTAACGAAAGCGGATTCAGTAGCAGCAAGAATCGAAGGATTGACTATCGATGGGGACATTGATCATGATAGTGATGGTACTCAGGCAGGGTTTTTGCCAGTCGGGGATTCGGTGGACGCCGATACATCAAAACAACCTAAAGATAAAAAAGCTTCAAGGAAGCTGCAGAATTACAATCTCAAATGA
- the LOC18605280 gene encoding uncharacterized protein LOC18605280 isoform X1, with amino-acid sequence MVKETGRKCSHCGHNGHNSRTCHGKGCVKLFGVNISTVEKQESFMKKSFSMESLRSHHAEYNNNAPSVDDGYLSDGQIHSRKSNAARERKRGKPWTEEEHRIFLAGLRKLGKGDWRGISKKFVTTRTPTQVASHAQKYFLRQAGNDKKKRRPSLFDMAFQELESNESPPGSAAEQTTRDSSDQVKAPSPIANRFPHLCLDDRPVTSLTASHSFPTYYHRIQPLQAGGAPNGQVFPEAKMMPSLPFLHAMNYAGLHYGYMAKALGCAPAAHPSGIPSPWSVQHSMFRAGPGASPAEKDLLELKIGPPQSSKNTSMLSQASSISVI; translated from the exons ATGGTGAAAGAAACAGGGAGAAAGTGTTCTCATTGTGGACATAATGGCCATAATTCCAGAACTTGTCACGGGAAGGGTTGTGTCAAGCTTTTCGGTGTGAATATATCTACCGTGGAAAAGCAAGAAAGTTTCATGAAAAAGAGTTTTAGCATGGAGAGTCTGCGGTCTCATCATGCAGAATATAATAACAATGCTCCTTCTGTCGACGACGGGTACTTGTCTGATGGGCAGATTCACTCTAGGAAAAGCAACGCTGCCcgtgaaagaaaaagag GGAAGCCTTGGACGGAAGAGGAGCATAGAATCTTCTTGGCAGGTTTGAGGAAGTTGGGGAAAGGTGATTGGAGAGGGATTTCAAAGAAATTTGTAACCACTAGGACCCCAACGCAAGTTGCTAGCCACGCGCAGAAGTATTTCCTGAGGCAGGCTGGGAATGATAAGAAGAAACGCAGGCCAAGCTTATTTGATATGGCTTTTCAAGAACTCGAATCC AATGAAAGTCCTCCGGGTTCCGCCGCAGAACAAACTACTAGAGATTCTTCTGACCAGGTTAAAGCACCATCTCCGATTGCGAACCGATTTCCACATCTTTGCTTGGATGATCGTCCAGTCACGTCCCTGACTGCATCTCATAGTTTTCCAACTTATTATCACAGGATTCAACCCCTG CAGGCAGGAGGAGCTCCCAATGGACAAGTCTTTCCAGAAGCTAAAATGATGCCTTCACTGCCATTTCTCCATGCAATGAATTATGCAGGGCTGCATTATGGTTACATGGCTAAAGCTCTAGGGTGCGCACCTGCTGCTCACCCGTCTGGTATACCTTCGCCATGGTCAGTTCAGCACAGCATGTTTCGAGCAGGCCCTGGTGCTTCACCAGCAGAAAAAGATCTTTTGGAGCTTAAGATTGGGCCTCCTCAATCATCAAAAAATACAAGTATGCTATCTCAGGCATCATCGATTAGTgtgatttga
- the LOC18605275 gene encoding basic blue protein, whose product MAKLILLYFLAIFCFALTSDAATYVIGDTSGWDISTDLDSWASDKSFKVGDVLSFQYSSYHSVCEVRKGSFERCNTTDTLKTFSNGNTTVSLSKAGARYFVCGNQLHCLGGMKLQVNVEDDQASTTAGAPEAQPGATFRQPSSKSNNPSTVIPTSSGFVVGGIGSLVIALLHLMATMLILAQI is encoded by the exons ATGGCCAAGCTAATTCTGCTCTATTTTCTTGCTATTTTCTGCTTTGCATTAACAAGTGACGCTGCGACATACGTAATTGGGGACACTTCGGGCTGGGACATAAGCACTGATCTTGATTCATGGGCTAGTGACAAGAGTTTCAAAGTTGGTGATGTTCTAT CGTTCCAATACTCATCATATCACAGTGTATGCGAGGTTAGGAAAGGAAGTTTTGAACGTTGCAACACAACAGATACTCTGAAAACATTTTCAAATGGGAACACAACAGTATCGTTGTCAAAAGCTGGTGCTAGATATTTCGTTTGTGGTAACCAGTTGCATTGTCTAGGAGGGATGAAGCTTCAAGTAAATGTAGAGGATGATCAAGCATCTACGACTGCTGGTGCTCCTGAAGCACAGCCTGGAGCTACTTTTCGGCAGCCTTCTTCCAAGAGCAACAACCCTTCAACAGTTATTCCCACGTCAAGTGGCTTTGTCGTTGGTGGAATTGGATCCCTTGTAATAGCCTTGCTACATTTGATGGCTACAATGCTAATTCTGGCGCAGATTTGA
- the LOC18605274 gene encoding probable LRR receptor-like serine/threonine-protein kinase At3g47570: MKVARLCTAELSVKRKTMTEVELELEMIKQKFLRDTEWLDQREIYKSISRQELRLATNGFDSLTIVQVMESSVMHRGILPNGVIVATKVFNRLKSGRESFAVESEVLSFIRHRNVVQIWMMCNDADFKALVLQYMPNGSLERWLHHSYNIYFKNVLTMLNTMIDVASALCYLHLMRVIHCNLKPSTVLLDDDMVAHVSDFSIAKRLGERIAATKTRTMATVGYMAPEYESTGTVSEKTDVYSFGILLMETFTRKKPTDEMFNGEMNLRGWICSSLPHALDRIVDATLLRSDNEHSASDKTRCILSIMEVASCCTAESSDERMTMTNVETKLIRIKKQFLRS; this comes from the exons ATGAAAGTGGCTAGGCTGTGCACTGCAGAGTTGTCTGTTAAGAGGAAGACTATGACAGAAGTTGAATTAGAGCTTGAGATgatcaaacaaaaatttttaagggACACTGAATGGTTAGACCAAAGggaaatatataaaagtatttCACGCCAAGAACTTCGATTAGCAACAAATGGGTTTGATTCACTTACAATAGTTCAGGTTATGGAATCTAGTGTCATGCACAGAGGAATACTGCCAAATGGAGTGATTGTAGCAACTAAGGTTTTCAATCGACTAAAAAGTGGGCGGGAGAGTTTTGCAGTTGAATCTGAAGTGCTCTCCTTTATTCGCCATCGGAATGTTGTCCAAATCTGGATGATGTGCAATGACGCTGATTTTAAAGCCTTGGTGCTACAATACATGCCCAATGGATCTCTGGAACGGTGGCTTCATCACAGTTATAACATCTATTTTAAGAATGTATTGACAATGCTTAATACAATGATAGATGTGGCATCAGCATTGTGCTATCTCCATTTAATGCGTGTCATTCACTGCAATTTAAAACCTAGCACCGTCCTGCTAGATGATGATATGGTTGCACATGTTAGTGATTTTAGCATTGCCAAACGCTTAGGCGAAAGGATTGCTGCAACAAAAACCAGGACCATGGCGACTGTTGGCTATATGGCTCCAG AGTATGAATCAACTGGAACTGTTTCCGAAAAAACTGATGTTTATAGCTTTGGTATTCTACTGATGGAAACATTCACCAGAAAGAAGCCAACAGATGAAATGTTTAATGGAGAAATGAACCTTAGGGGTTGGATATGCTCTTCATTACCTCATGCACTAGACAGAATTGTAGATGCCACTTTGCTGCGGTCTGATAATGAACACTCAGCTTCTGATAAGACGAGATGCATATTATCAATCATGGAAGTGGCTTCTTGTTGTACTGCAGAGTCGTCTGATGAGAGAATGACTATGACAAATGTTGAAACCAAGCTCATTAGGATCAAAAAACAATTTCTAAGAAGCTAG
- the LOC18605271 gene encoding probable LRR receptor-like serine/threonine-protein kinase At3g47570 — protein MEISCFHSLVLLVHFFILCVARLHSLTTDQSALLALKAHINPETLNILANNWTAATSVCNWIGITCGGHPQRVIALNLSSMGLSGTIPPCIGNLSSLALLSIKNNSFYGSLPDEVAHLRSLKTVDFGINFLTGEIPPWFWSLPELENLVLKGNHFLGTVPSSLSNTTTLKNIDLSYNQLSGSISSNLFNVSSLQIIDLSFNRLSGRLSVDMVLPELQELYLSGNQLYGQISRSLFKCRQLKVLFLCSNNFTGAIPMELGNLTMLKELHLSHNNLEGTIPWEIGHLTIVKNLSISNNHLAGHIPSSIGNCTSLKEINFSVNNLTGALPPEIGNLSGLEVLRVNDNVLRGFIPSSVFNISTLQVVLLYENYLSGNLPPLKGFFLPNLVELHLQGNELQGTIPSSISNASKLTFLNLADNSFTGFIPNTIGNMRNLQKLELAHNQLTSEASSPESNFISSLTGNRHLRRMVLSGNPLGTILPRSIGNLSVFLEYFLVTDCKLKGSIPAEVGNLSSLIALKLGENVLTGIIPNSIGRLQKLQGLHLQSNRLQGTILHDVCNLSSLMELFLGGNELSGLVPECLGNLTALRNISLGSNRLTSMIPSSLWSLKDILAINMSSNCLQGSLPLEIKNLKVVTEIDLAKNQLSDYIPNSIGELKNLVYLSLAENNLQGSIPESFGGSISLEFLDLSRNNLSGVIPKSLAKLFYLKYFSVSSNELQGEIPSGGPFANFTAQSYAMNKALCGAARLQVPQCKTGTSKGMWRRTIYLLVKIFVPMIASIYMLLLIHASVKHFQKRLISPFSTKKGTISYLEIALATDGFSESNLLGTGGFGSVYKGTMKEEKNVAIKIFNVHLERALRSFQVESKLLSITCHPNIVKLMNSLCDDDFKALVLEYMPNGTLDKWLHTHNYFLNLLQRLDIMIEVASALSYLHGKHVVHCDLKPSNVLLDEGMVAHVSDFSIAKLLGRVNVVQTETMATVGYMAPEYGSSGIISEKTDVYSFGILLMETFTRKKPTDEMFDGEMNLRRWI, from the exons ATGGAGATTTCTTGCTTTCATAGTTTGGTGTTGTTGGTTCACTTCTTCATTTTGTGCGTAGCCCGTCTTCACTCATTAACTACTGATCAGTCTGCGCTTCTGGCCTTGAAAGCCCATATTAATCCCGAAACTCTAAATATCTTGGCAAACAATTGGACTGCAGCTACTTCTGTCTGCAATTGGATTGGTATTACTTGCGGTGGCCATCCCCAGAGGGTCATAGCATTGAATCTTTCTTCCATGGGTCTAAGTGGCACCATCCCTCCATGCATTGGAAACTTATCTTCCCTCGCTTTGCTATCAATAAAAAACAACAGCTTTTATGGTTCTTTACCGGACGAGGTGGCTCACTTGCGTAGTTTGAAAACTGTGGACTTTGGAATCAACTTCTTAACTGGAGAGATACCACCATGGTTCTGGTCCCTACCTGAACTTGAAAACTTGGTACTAAAAGGTAACCATTTTCTGGGTACAGTTCCATCATCTTTAAGCAACACAACTACATTGAAGAACATCGACCTGAGTTACAATCAGCTCTCAGGTTCCATTTCCTCCAACCTTTTTAATGTGTCTTCCCTGCAAATAATTGATCTCAGCTTTAATAGACTATCTGGTAGACTTTCAGTAGATATGGTCCTTCCAGAGTTACAGGAACTCTATTTGTCTGGGAACCAACTCTATGGACAGATCTCCAGAAGTTTATTCAAATGTAGACAGCTAAAAGTACTATTTTTGTGTTCTAACAATTTCACTGGAGCCATACCAATGGAACTTGGGAACTTAACCATGCTCAAGGAGTTGCATCTTAGCCATAACAACTTGGAAG GTACAATTCCTTGGGAAATTGGCCACCTAACCATTGTAAAGAATCTGAGCATCTCAAATAACCACCTTGCAG GTCACATACCAAGCAGTATTGGGAACTGTACATCACTCAAGGAAATAAACTTCAGTGTAAACAACTTGACAG GTGCACTACCACCAGAGATAGGAAATCTTTCCGGCCTAGAGGTGTTGAGAGTTAATGATAACGTCTTAAGAGGTTTTATTCCATCCTCTGTCTTCAATATCTCAACATTACAAGTTGTCTTGCTGTATGAAAACTACCTTTCAGGAAATCTTCCACCACTTAAAGGCTTCTTCCTTCCAAATCTTGTTGAGCTTCACCTTCAGGGAAATGAACTTCAGGGAACAATTCCTAGTTCCATCTCAAATGCATCGAAGCTCACTTTCTTGAACTTGGCTGATAACTCCTTTACTGGCTTCATTCCTAATACAATTGGCAATATGAGAAATCTCCAGAAACTTGAATTAGCCCATAATCAATTAACAAGTGAAGCATCCAGTCCagaatcaaattttatttcttcattgACTGGTAACAGGCATTTGAGAAGGATGGTGCTATCAGGCAATCCTCTAGGTACCATCCTCCCCAGGTCTATTGGCAATCTCTCCGTTTTTCTTGAATACTTTTTGGTTACTGATTGCAAACTTAAGGGCAGCATTCCTGCTGAAGTTGGCAATTTAAGCAGCTTGATAGCTTTAAAACTGGGAGAAAATGTATTGACTGGTATTATTCCAAATTCAATTGGAAGACTACAAAAGCTGCAAGGTTTGCACCTTCAAAGCAATAGATTACAAGGAACCATTTTGCATGATGTTTGTAACTTGAGCAGCTTGATGGAGTTGTTCTTAGGTGGTAATGAACTTTCTGGATTAGTACCAGAATGCTTAGGTAATCTCACAGCTTTAAGAAATATCAGCCTAGGCTCTAACAGATTAACTTCGATGATACCGTCAAGCTTGTGGAGCCTTAAGGATATTTTGGCCATAAACATGTCATCAAATTGTCTACAGGGGTCTCTTCCATtagaaataaagaatttgaaggtTGTGACTGAAATTGATTTGGCAAAGAATCAGTTATCAGATTACATTCCTAACAGCATTGGAGAGCTCAAAAATCTCGTGTATCTTTCTTTAGCAGAAAATAACTTACAAGGCTCTATTCCAGAATCCTTTGGTGGTTCTATAAGCTTGGAGTTCTTGGATCTTTCTCGTAACAACCTTTCTGGAGTAATTCCTAAGTCCTTGGCAAAGCTCTTTTATCTTAAATATTTTAGTGTGTCTTCTAATGAACTCCAGGGAGAAATTCCCAGTGGAGGACCCTTTGCTAATTTCACAGCCCAATCATATGCGATGAACAAAGCACTTTGTGGTGCAGCACGACTGCAAGTTCCTCAATGCAAAACTGGTACCTCCAAAGGAATGTGGAGAAGAACTATTTATCTTCTAGTCAAGATTTTTGTGCCAATGATTGCGTCAATATATATGCTGCTACTGATCCATGCGTCGGTGAAACACTTCCAGAAAAGGCTGATAAGTcctttttcaacaaaaaaaggaacaatttCATACCTAGAAATTGCGCTAGCAACGGATGGATTTAGTGAAAGTAACCTACTTGGCACTGGGGGTTTTGGTTCTGTTTACAAGGGAACAATGAAAGAGGAGAAGAATGTCGCAATAAAGATTTTCAATGTGCATCTAGAAAGAGCATTAAGGAGTTTTCAGGTTGAATCTAAGTTACTGTCCATTACTTGTCATCCAAATATTGTCAAACTCATGAACAGTCTCTGTGATGATGATTTCAAAGCCTTGGTGCTAGAATACATGCCTAACGGGACCTTGGACAAGTGGCTTCACACTCATAATTATTTTCTGAATCTCTTGCAAAGACTTGACATAATGATCGAAGTTGCATCAGCTTTGAGTTACTTACATGGAAAACATGTCGTTCACTGTGATTTGAAACCTAGCAATGTCCTGCTAGATGAAGGTATGGTTGCTCATGTGAGTGATTTCAGCATTGCCAAACTCTTGGGTAGAGTGAATGTAGTACAAACTGAAACCATGGCCACTGTTGGGTATATGGCACCAG AATATGGATCAAGTGGAATTATATCTGAAAAAACAGATGTGTATAGCTTCGGTATTCTACTGATGGAAACATTTACCAGAAAGAAGCCCACAGATGAAATGTTTGATGGAGAAATGAACTTGAGGCGCTGGATATAG